The nucleotide window ACCACACTATGAAAGACCACTAGATGACTTTGCACGGCCTTGTATTACCTGCAAAACAAAAACCAAGGTTAGTATACCAAACTGCACTAGTGCTCTCCTCCAGAAGGATTTCCGTAAGGTGCTTGTTCTTCTTGTGATCATATGGGGCCATGGGTGTGGATAATTGGACAATCAAGTTTGCTCCCCTTGCTGCACTGATTTTACCCATATCCATGAGAAGATTGTGATGGTGCAGTAAATTTGCTTGtttccctatgtctaaaatttgaAGTGTTGATGGAGTCTTGTATGATCTGTCCTCTAATGTGGTTAGGTAGAGCTGATGGGAAATGAAAATGGGTTATTGCTCCTAGCTCATGACTTAACTTGGATAAGGAATCAACTGGGCAATTAGCTTCTCTATACACATGCGAGGATCTGAATTCATCACACTGTGAGCTGAGTTTCTTAAGTTTCTGCACTTTCATCCTTAGAGTCCAGTGGGATTCATTTTTATTCAGCTATTGGATAAGGAGAGTTGATCTGCCTCAAGGTGGACTTTGTGAAATCCATTGTCCAAACACCATTGCCCTCCTATGATGGCTGCTTCTACTTCAGTAAGATTGTTAGTACCTTCTCCAAATGGAGTAGCAATGGCATAGATAAGCTCACTAGTATGATCTCTGATGATAACCCCTGCCTCTATTCTGCTTGGGTTACTTAAAGCACTCCCATCATTTTTGACCTTCACAAAGTGTGCTTTAGGTCTTTGCCAAATGACTTGAATGACAGAGGTGTGGTATTTACTTTGTTCCACTATTGGGTATAGTTCATTCCAGTTGAAGGGCCAGGAGACATAAGAGAAATAGGTCCTCAGCAACATTGAAACATCTGAGTTGATAGAGAACAAGACCCTGGCCATGGATGATGCCTTTCCTTCATACTTTGCACTGCATCTGTTCTTCCAAATGTTCCAGCGGATAATAATAGGTATGATGTCAAGGATTAACTTTTGGACTTCATTATGACTTTTCTGCATCCACCAGTTCATCAAGAGCATATTGAGAGGCTTGTTGTCAGTTTGTATTCCTGCTATGCCACCATATTTCCTCCAAACATAGCTGACAAAAGAACCTCTGCTGAAAATGTGATCCACAGTTTCATTGGTAGGTCTGGTGTAGCAGACACATCTGGATACAGCAGGGTTGCTAAATAAAATCACTCTATCATCAGTTGGCAATTTGTTTCTAAGAGCTCTCCACATGCAAAATGACCATTTAAAAGGAATTTACTTGTGCCAGGTCATTCTGTTGGAGAAGTTAGATTGCTTCCTCTTTATGATGAGTTCCCAAATAGAGGCATGAGTAAATTTACCACTAACAGTTGGTGTACAAATGGTTTCATCTAAGATTTGAGGTTGGAAATGAATATGGGTTTGAATGATGTCCTAGATCTTGTGATATGGGGCATTTTCATTAAGATTCTAAAGATCCTATTGAGCCTCCCTCTAGAAATAGGAAACATGAATGTTATCAGACCTGCCTCCACCAATTCTATGGTCAACCACAGGTCTTGTTCCTAACCAATTATCCCACCAGAACAGATTGTTTCATGAGTGAAGTCCCCATAGAATAGCTTGCCCAGccttcttttttttaatcatcATCATCTTCCATGTTTGTGACTAGCTAGAGTCCCATTTTTTGGATATGGGATTGGACCTTTAATAGTACTTGGCTCTAAGGAAATTGCTCCATAGAGACTGAGAATTTTTGAGGTGCCACCATTGTTTGAGCTCTATTGATTTGCAAACATCCTCAATTGTTCTGAATCTCAGACCACCCTCTTTCATTGGATAGGACAGTTTCTGCCAATAAGCCCAATGATACTTCAATTTTTCCTTTTCTAGACCCTAGAAGAAGTTTGCTGTCAATTTCTCAATCTGCTTTATAACAGTTCATGGAGGAGGCACTGCAGACAAAAGGTGGATTACTATTAATTGTCACATGTTTTATCAAAGTAACCCTGCCACCATAGGATAACATTTTTCTATGCCAACCTTTGATTCTACCCACAATCTTAGTTGTGAGATTATTGAAGTAAATGATCCTCTTCCTACCTATATACAAAGGACATACCAGGTAAGTTAGAGGAGATTCCCTCTTTGACAAACCTATTTCTGCTTTAATCCTTCTGATAGCAGATTGAAAAACTCCAGGTGAAGTTATGAAATGGCTTTTATCCTTGTTGATTTTTTGTCCTGAACTTTCTTCATAGCTGCTCAAGATCTTCATGATTTTTTGAAGTGATACTCTGCAACCCGAGGTAAATATGATAATGTCATCTGCAACTGAGGTGAATAATCTGTGGTCCTCTCCTTTGCATATAGAAG belongs to Nicotiana tabacum cultivar K326 chromosome 6, ASM71507v2, whole genome shotgun sequence and includes:
- the LOC142181765 gene encoding uncharacterized protein LOC142181765, coding for MWRALRNKLPTDDRVILFSNPAVSRCVCYTRPTNETVDHIFSRGSFVSYVWRKYGGIAGIQTDNKPLNMLLMNWWMQKSHNEVQKLILDIIPIIIRWNIWKNRCSAKYEGKASSMARVLFSINSDVSMLLRTYFSYVSWPFNWNELYPIVEQSKYHTSVIQVIWQRPKAHFVKVKNDGSALSNPSRIEAGVIIRDHTSELIYAIATPFGEGTNNLTEVEAAIIGGQWCLDNGFHKVHLEADQLSLSNS